DNA from Tsuneonella dongtanensis:
CCTGCCTTGAGCTCGGCGAGCAGTCGGTCGAGCCCGCGCAGCTGACCCGCGAGCCTGCCCTTCTGGTTGGAATGGGTATCCCACCCTCCGGTTTCGATCATCATCACCCGCGCACCATCCGCAGGGGCAAGAAGCGATGCGGCAAGCTTGCCGAGGTCGCCGCCGTTGCGGCCGTCATTGCCGGCAAGGTCGCCAGCGAGCTCCTTCGTCTTGATCGCTTCGGCCCACATCGGGGCCAGTTGCGCATCTGCGGCATACAAGTCGCCCAAACGGAGCAGCAGGTCCTGGCTCGCGTCGGGCAGACGGTTGGGCGAATAGGTCGCGACCTGCTGGTTGCCGCGAAGCGCCAGCGGCACGGCTGGCGCAAGCGCGAGCGCTTCGTTCTCGCCGGGAAGCAGCGGGAGGAGCCGCCCCAGCCAGCCGGTCCTCAGACCGTATGGCGCCGCGGCCCCGCTTTCGAGCACGTTCTGCCCGTCGAAATGCGACCGGTCGCGATAGGCGGTCGCGACAGCATGAAAGGCACGCGCTTCGCCGGCGGCGAACAGGCCTGCGGTTGCCTGCATCTCCGGGTGAAGCCCGAACATCCCGTCGAGCGGGATCGGTGCATCGTCGCGCAACGCGCCGCGCAGCGAGGCCAGCGCCGGATCGCCGACCGGTGGCACGATCGCGAGCCCGTCGGCAGCGCCGCGCTGGATCAGGAAAACAAGCCGCTTGTCGGTCTGGGCGGCCGCGAAGGCTGCCGAGGGAAGCAGCGTGATCGCTCCCAGCAGCCCGCCCGCTGCAAGCAGGCGTCGGCGATCGATCTGCGTGGTCATCGACATCACCTCCGGAGGAATTCGGGGCTGGCGAACAGGAGCGCCAGGCCGGTCGAGGGCTGTTCGGCCCGCGCGATCGCCTGATTGGTCATCGGCGATAGGCCATCGGGCGCGACAGCTTCGGCGATCGCTCGCGGATCGACGGCGTTTCCGCGCCGGTTGGCGATCTGCTGGGCAACCTCGACCCGAGTCATCAGCGCTCCGGGCCCGGCCCAGTCGGCTGCGGTATCGCCGAACCCTGCCGGGCTGCCCGGTCGCCAGACGGGCATCCCCAGCTGCTGGAAGAGCGCAGGCGCGGCCCTCTGCTGGGGCAATTGCGGCGAACCGCTCGCCCGCAGGGCCGCGACCGTCCAGTCCCACGGGTTCCGGAACTTGGCTGCATCGCCGTTCCAAGCCTCGGGCGAATCGATCAGCGCGCGATAGAGCGTCGGCAAGTCTCCCTGTCCTTCCAGGAACGCCTTTTCGAGCCGCGCGACCATTGCGGGCGGCGGATCGTCGGCAGCAAAGTGCCGGGCGAGCTTCGTCGCGACATGGCGCGCGGTCGATGGCGAGCGAGCGAGGTCGCGCAGGACCGCGAGCGCCTGCTCGGCTCCATCGTCGGGATATTGCTTTCCGAGAATCGTGCGTGTGCCCGGTTCGTGCAGCGGTTCGACGAAGGCGGTCTCCCCGGGCGCCGCATTCGGCATCAGCCGCGCGAGGGGTCCGGCGCGCAGGCCTGCCAGCGACCATCCGGTCAGAGCGCGCGCAAGTTCGGTAACATCTGCCTGGCTGTATCCGGTGCGCACGCCAAGCGTGTGCAATTCGAGGATTTCGCGCGCGAGATTCTCGTTGAGGCCGCGCTGGCGCCCGTTCGCGCGATTGCCGCGTTGCGCGATCCGGCTGTTGGGTCCCACCGATTGCGCCTGGTCGAGGAACAGCAGCATCGCCGGATGCAGGACCGCGGCCACCAGCATGTCGTGAAAGTTTCCCATCACATGCGGGCGGATCGCTTCGAATTCGTAATTGCCCGCGAGCGGAACCACCGGCTGCTTGTCGGCCGATATGGCGAAGTGGTTGGACCAGAAGTGGACGAGGCGTTCGGCGAACGGCGTGTCGGTCGCAACGGCAGACGCCAGCCGGGCGTTGACCGCACCGATATAGGCCATGCGCAGCCCGTTGACGCGCTGGATATTGGCCGGACGGTTTTCCGATTCCTGGACGCTGTCCATCGCGGCGTCCATTCCGGGCGCCATGGCCGCATCCTCGCGCTTGCGGCTTCGCTCTTCCTGTACCTGCTCGCGATACTCGCGAAAGCGCGTCACGAGTTCGGCACGGCTCGGTTGCGCAGCGATCGCGGGCGGCGATGCGACGAAACGGGACAACTGTGACGCAGCCCAGCCGCGCGGATCGCCTCCGAGCGAGTCGTCCGGGCGAGCACCCAGCCCGAAACGGTTGTACGCGATGGTCTTCTCACCCGTCATGCGCGGCCTCTCCTTCGCGGGAGAAGCCATTCTAGCGCATCAGGCTGAACCGCGGCGTAGCGATTTGTATCGGCTGGTCGCGATCAGCCCACCACGCCCGCCGCCGCGAGAACCGCCAGCGTCAGCACGTCGGGCGCGAGCGCAGTCATGGGTGCGATCTGTACCGGCTTTTCCATTCCCACCATCATGGGCCCTATGGTCGAAGCGCCCGCGAGTTCGCGCAGGAGCTTGGCCGACAGGTTCGCCGACTGAAGCCCCGGCATGATCAGCACGTTCGCCGGTGCGGAGAGGCGGCTGAACGGATAAAGCTCCATGACCTTCGGATTGAGCGCGGCGTCGGGCGCCAGTTCGCCTTCGTACTCGAAGCCCGGATCCTCGGCATCGAGGATGGCCACCGCATCGCGGATGTTACCGAGCCATTGCCCCGGCGGGTTGCCGAAAGTGGAATAGGACAGGAACGCCACCCGGGGATCGTGGCCGAGGCGCCTGGCGACCGCGGCGGTTTCCTTGGCGATGTGCGCAAGCTGCGCCGCCGACGGACGTTCGTTGATCGTCGTGTCGGCAAGGAACACCGTATAATTCTTGCCGATCATGAGGTGGATGCCGAACGGGATCGCGTCCTTCTTGGCATCGAGCACCAGGTTCACCTCCCGCGCCGTCTGCGCAAAGGTGCGGGTCAGGCCGGAGATCAGCGCATCGCCGTGGCCGAGCGCGACGAGCAGAGCGGCGAAGACGTTGCGTTCCTGGTTCACCATGCGCCTGACGTCGCGGATGGTGCGGCCGCGCCGCTGGAGCCGGTTGTAGAGATAATCGACCATCTGCGGCACGAGCTTGCTGTCCGCCGAGTTCTGGATTTCAAAATCCTGCGGGTTAGACGCGCCCAGCATGTGCAGCTTGTCGACGATCGCCTTGGTCCGGCCGACGAGGATCGGCGTGCCGTAACCGAAGTCGCGGAACTGGATTGCCGCGCGCAGCACGACATCTTCCTCCGCCTCGGCAAACACGACCCGCTTGGGATTGGCCTTGGCTTCCTCGTAGACCAGCGTGAGTACCGACGTGGTCGGATTGAGGCGGGCCTTCAGCGCGAGGCGATAGGCGTCGAAATCCGCGATCGGCGCGCGCGCGACGCCCGAATCCATCGCCGCCTTGGCCACCGCGCTCGAGACGACTTCCATCAGCCGCGGATCGAACGGCGCGGGAATGATGTAATCGGTACCGAAC
Protein-coding regions in this window:
- a CDS encoding DUF1501 domain-containing protein yields the protein MTTQIDRRRLLAAGGLLGAITLLPSAAFAAAQTDKRLVFLIQRGAADGLAIVPPVGDPALASLRGALRDDAPIPLDGMFGLHPEMQATAGLFAAGEARAFHAVATAYRDRSHFDGQNVLESGAAAPYGLRTGWLGRLLPLLPGENEALALAPAVPLALRGNQQVATYSPNRLPDASQDLLLRLGDLYAADAQLAPMWAEAIKTKELAGDLAGNDGRNGGDLGKLAASLLAPADGARVMMIETGGWDTHSNQKGRLAGQLRGLDRLLAELKAGLGAAWSETLVIVATEFGRTAAVNGTQGTDHGTASAAFLLGGALGKGQPVVADWPGLSHDSLFEGRDLKPTADLGGVISGALGHHYGIDRTALAGLFATA
- a CDS encoding DUF1800 domain-containing protein, translated to MTGEKTIAYNRFGLGARPDDSLGGDPRGWAASQLSRFVASPPAIAAQPSRAELVTRFREYREQVQEERSRKREDAAMAPGMDAAMDSVQESENRPANIQRVNGLRMAYIGAVNARLASAVATDTPFAERLVHFWSNHFAISADKQPVVPLAGNYEFEAIRPHVMGNFHDMLVAAVLHPAMLLFLDQAQSVGPNSRIAQRGNRANGRQRGLNENLAREILELHTLGVRTGYSQADVTELARALTGWSLAGLRAGPLARLMPNAAPGETAFVEPLHEPGTRTILGKQYPDDGAEQALAVLRDLARSPSTARHVATKLARHFAADDPPPAMVARLEKAFLEGQGDLPTLYRALIDSPEAWNGDAAKFRNPWDWTVAALRASGSPQLPQQRAAPALFQQLGMPVWRPGSPAGFGDTAADWAGPGALMTRVEVAQQIANRRGNAVDPRAIAEAVAPDGLSPMTNQAIARAEQPSTGLALLFASPEFLRR
- a CDS encoding NADP-dependent malic enzyme yields the protein MADEKPTAFTTREALFYHETIRPGKIEIIASKPMATQRDLSLAYSPGVAAPVQAIADDPANAAKYTARSNLVAVISNGTAILGMGNLGALASKPVMEGKAVLFKRFADVDSIDIELDTEDPEKFIEAVALMEPSFGGINLEDIAAPECFVIEAALRERMNIPVMHDDQHGTAIIAAAGLINACHLTGRDLKDVRMVVNGAGASALACTALIKSVGVPHENVIVCDRSGPIYPGRDGVDQWKSAHAVPTEARSLEEALDGADIFLGLSAKGALKPEWVKKMAPNPIIFAMANPDPEIRPEDAKAVRPDAIVATGRSDYPNQVNNVLGFPFIFRGALDVQATAINEEMKVAAAQAIAGLARERVPDEVAAAYGVNHKFGTDYIIPAPFDPRLMEVVSSAVAKAAMDSGVARAPIADFDAYRLALKARLNPTTSVLTLVYEEAKANPKRVVFAEAEEDVVLRAAIQFRDFGYGTPILVGRTKAIVDKLHMLGASNPQDFEIQNSADSKLVPQMVDYLYNRLQRRGRTIRDVRRMVNQERNVFAALLVALGHGDALISGLTRTFAQTAREVNLVLDAKKDAIPFGIHLMIGKNYTVFLADTTINERPSAAQLAHIAKETAAVARRLGHDPRVAFLSYSTFGNPPGQWLGNIRDAVAILDAEDPGFEYEGELAPDAALNPKVMELYPFSRLSAPANVLIMPGLQSANLSAKLLRELAGASTIGPMMVGMEKPVQIAPMTALAPDVLTLAVLAAAGVVG